The Nicotiana tomentosiformis chromosome 2, ASM39032v3, whole genome shotgun sequence genome includes the window AGATTTGTCCATCACTGTGAACTCATGGTATTCATCATTCAATGCTAATAAGCTAGTACCAGATTGCTTTGGCCTGCCAATGCTCTTCATCATCAACCTTATGTTAGCAACATTATTCCAGTCTCCTGCCACAGCATAAATATTTGACAGTGCAGAAAGTTTTCCAGCATTTGTCGGCTCTAATTTAACTAGGAGGTTAAGCACGTCATCCGCAAGTTCAACTGCTTTATGCATCCTGCAAGCCCCTAAAAGGGAACCCCAAATTTTAACGTTTGGTTCAAGTGGCATCTTTCGTGCAAGATCGAAAGCTTCTTTAATATAGCCACCACGACCTAAAAGATCAATAAGACAACCATAATGTTCTATTTCAGGTATTACCCCATAATCTTTCTCCATAGAATAGAAATAAATTATTCCCTCATCCACCAAACCAGTATGATTGCACGCACACAAGATACCAACTAATGTCACTTTATCAGGCGCAAATCCTTCTTGCTTCATCTTAAAGAAAAGCTCAAGTGCCTTCTTTCCACGTCCATGCATAGCCAACCCATGAATCATCGCATTCCAAGAAACCAAATCTCTCTTTTTCAGCCCGTTAAAGACATTATAAGCCTTATGCAAGCAACCACACTTGGCATACATATCAATCAAGGCATTAGAAACCAGAGTACTACACCTGTACGTACTCCTCTCGACGGAATCATGCACTCTTTTACCCAAACTAAGCATGCCTGATTCTGCACAGGCAGCTAGAATGCTAACAATAGCCGCAACATCAAGCTTCAAACCTGCCTCCTCCATTCGCATATACAATCCAATTGCCTCTTTTACAAGGCCTTTTTCGGCATATCCTGATACCATTATCGTCCACGATACAAGATTTTTGgaaggcattttatcaaacaacaTTCGAGCCATCTCCAAATCCCCCACTTTGCAATAACCCGAGACCATTGTGGACCAAGACACAACATCCCTCAACGGCATCTTTTTAAACAATTCAAACGCCACAATCATTTCCCCAGTCTTAGTATATCCATCTAACATAGTATTCCAACTAACCCTGTCTCTTTGAGGCATTTCATCGAACAACTTTCGCGCTTCGCTCAAATCACCCACTTTCAACAACGCACTAATCATAGAATTCCAAGAAACAACATCTCTCTCCTTCATACCTCGAAACAACTGACCTGCAGCTCGTACaccaactaccccacacttagaATACGCATCAATCAACGAATTAGG containing:
- the LOC104106994 gene encoding pentatricopeptide repeat-containing protein At3g29230, encoding MQMPTPIRAPTWVSRRRHFEQKLWFLDKCRDINQLKQMQAIVYKSNLQQDPFIAPKLITAFSLCRQMGSALKVFSQVPDPNVHLHNALIRAHIHNFNPSQAFATFFYMQCAGIFPDNFTFSFLLKGCSGKCWLSVVSMIHTHVVKWGFEDDIYVPNSLIDAYSKCGVVGVRAAGQLFRGMKERDVVSWNSMISALLKVGDLSEARKLFDEMPQRDRVSWNTMLDGYTKTGEMIVAFELFKKMPLRDVVSWSTMVSGYCKVGDLEMARMLFDKMPSKNLVSWTIMVSGYAEKGLVKEAIGLYMRMEEAGLKLDVAAIVSILAACAESGMLSLGKRVHDSVERSTYRCSTLVSNALIDMYAKCGCLHKAYNVFNGLKKRDLVSWNAMIHGLAMHGRGKKALELFFKMKQEGFAPDKVTLVGILCACNHTGLVDEGIIYFYSMEKDYGVIPEIEHYGCLIDLLGRGGYIKEAFDLARKMPLEPNVKIWGSLLGACRMHKAVELADDVLNLLVKLEPTNAGKLSALSNIYAVAGDWNNVANIRLMMKSIGRPKQSGTSLLALNDEYHEFTVMDKSHVKSDKIYHMIDGLSQHLKLLRPVPMGFCDE